Proteins encoded in a region of the Methylosinus trichosporium OB3b genome:
- a CDS encoding homocysteine S-methyltransferase family protein encodes MDFLHFLDSGAHAIAEGAVLERVRRDPRLVLDPQILHGGLIYEAAGRARLTEIHYDYIKSARDAGLPILTFTDTWRCSHKAVEASQFRGRPVNEDNAGFLTELRASFGEGPSIFVGGLIGPSGDAYKPDDSLDRRAARAFHQPQIDALVGAGVDFLHLATAPNVEEAQGVADAMAATGLPYVISFVIRRTGVALDGTPLAAAMRRIDADASRPPAGFSVNCVHACALETALDAVATADPDVCRRILAFQANTADNEVEELDGSEELRTEPAAVFAANLARVRERFGLRVVGGCCGTETGHIEALARKLTCEEVSG; translated from the coding sequence ATGGACTTTCTCCACTTCCTCGACTCCGGCGCGCATGCGATCGCCGAAGGAGCCGTTCTCGAACGCGTCCGGCGCGACCCTCGTCTCGTCCTCGACCCGCAAATTCTCCATGGCGGCTTGATCTACGAAGCGGCGGGCCGCGCGCGTCTCACCGAAATTCATTACGATTATATCAAATCGGCGCGCGACGCCGGCCTGCCGATCCTGACCTTCACCGACACTTGGCGGTGCTCCCACAAAGCCGTCGAAGCCTCGCAGTTTCGAGGCCGCCCCGTGAACGAGGACAACGCCGGCTTTCTGACCGAGCTTCGCGCATCCTTCGGCGAGGGCCCTTCGATCTTCGTCGGCGGTCTGATCGGCCCCTCCGGCGACGCCTACAAGCCCGACGATAGTCTCGACCGACGCGCCGCGCGGGCGTTCCATCAGCCGCAGATCGATGCGCTCGTCGGCGCCGGCGTCGATTTTCTGCATCTGGCGACGGCGCCGAATGTGGAGGAGGCGCAAGGCGTCGCCGACGCCATGGCCGCAACCGGCCTGCCCTATGTCATCAGCTTCGTCATCCGACGGACGGGTGTGGCGCTCGACGGAACGCCGCTCGCGGCCGCGATGCGCCGGATCGACGCGGACGCCTCCCGGCCGCCCGCCGGTTTTTCCGTCAACTGCGTTCATGCTTGTGCTCTCGAGACGGCCTTGGACGCGGTCGCGACCGCCGATCCCGACGTCTGCCGCCGCATTCTCGCCTTTCAAGCCAACACCGCCGACAATGAGGTCGAGGAGCTCGACGGCAGCGAGGAGCTGCGCACCGAGCCGGCCGCCGTCTTCGCCGCGAATTTGGCGCGCGTGCGAGAGCGCTTCGGCCTCCGCGTCGTCGGCGGCTGCTGCGGGACCGAAACCGGCCATATCGAGGCCCTCGCACGCAAGCTGACCTGTGAGGAGGTCTCAGGGTAG
- a CDS encoding sensor histidine kinase: MTIAADNENVAAEGSGRRHRVGRAAWIKLLRLTRAAQSRLSSSLTRRIVVLNLGGLVALLAGFLYLNQFREGLIDARVQSLQTQGEIIAAAIAASATVDTDAITIDPEKLLRLAPGESYSVEEGSQPSLEFSLNPERIGPLLRRLVSPTRTRARIYDRDGYLLLDSRSVSGRSNILRFDLGPTGGAQPNWFEQSLDALRRWTRRPELPLYEDIGAGNGKAYPEVASALAGGALSVVRANLKGETIISVAVPVQRFRSVRGALLLSTMGGDIDAILAQERWGIIRIFLVSAGVMLLLSLLFAGAIAEPMRRLAEAAERVRRGVKSRQEIPDFSQRQDEIGHLSGALRDMTTALYNRIEAIEHFAADVAHELKNPLTSLRSAVETLPIARDDNARARLLTIIKHDVGRLDRLITDISDASRLDAELARADMASVDISAVLKTVVGMAREIDRGDGVEVTLDIRPLADARRRWRVLGHDSRLAQVFDNLIDNARSFSAPGNGVRVTLRGEQAIGPGGQMLDGYEIIVDDDGPGIPADAFERIFERFYTDRPEQGFGQNSGLGLSISRQIVEAHNGRIRAMNRTKAEPEGTDSARPGDETVGARFVIWLPAAK, encoded by the coding sequence ATGACCATTGCCGCCGACAACGAGAATGTGGCCGCCGAAGGCTCGGGGCGCCGCCATCGCGTCGGACGCGCCGCCTGGATCAAGCTGCTGCGCCTGACGCGCGCCGCGCAATCGCGCCTGTCCTCGTCGCTGACGCGCCGCATCGTCGTGCTCAATCTGGGCGGCCTCGTGGCGCTGCTCGCCGGCTTTCTCTATCTCAATCAGTTCCGCGAAGGCCTGATCGACGCGCGTGTGCAGAGCCTGCAGACGCAGGGCGAGATCATCGCCGCGGCGATCGCGGCCTCGGCCACGGTCGACACCGACGCCATCACCATCGATCCGGAGAAGCTGCTGCGTCTCGCGCCGGGCGAGAGCTACAGCGTCGAGGAAGGCAGCCAGCCGTCGCTGGAGTTCTCGCTCAATCCCGAGCGCATCGGGCCGCTGCTGCGCCGCCTCGTGTCGCCGACGCGCACACGCGCGCGCATCTATGATCGCGACGGCTATCTCCTGCTCGATTCGCGCTCGGTGAGCGGCCGCTCCAATATTCTGCGCTTCGACCTCGGCCCCACCGGCGGCGCACAGCCGAATTGGTTCGAGCAATCGCTCGACGCCCTGCGGCGCTGGACGCGCCGCCCCGAGCTGCCGCTCTATGAGGACATCGGCGCCGGCAATGGCAAAGCCTATCCGGAAGTGGCGAGCGCGCTCGCCGGCGGCGCGCTGTCGGTGGTGCGCGCCAACCTCAAGGGCGAGACCATCATCTCCGTCGCCGTGCCAGTGCAGCGCTTCCGCTCGGTGCGCGGCGCGCTGCTGCTGTCGACGATGGGCGGCGACATCGACGCCATTCTCGCGCAGGAGCGCTGGGGCATCATCCGCATCTTCCTCGTCTCCGCCGGCGTCATGCTGCTGCTGTCGCTGCTGTTCGCCGGCGCCATCGCCGAGCCGATGCGTCGTCTCGCCGAGGCCGCCGAGCGCGTGCGCCGCGGCGTCAAATCCCGGCAGGAGATTCCAGACTTCTCGCAGCGCCAGGACGAGATCGGCCATTTGTCCGGCGCGCTGCGCGACATGACCACGGCGCTCTACAATCGCATCGAGGCGATCGAGCATTTCGCCGCCGATGTGGCGCATGAGCTCAAGAATCCGCTGACCTCTCTGCGCAGCGCGGTGGAGACTCTGCCGATCGCGCGCGACGACAACGCGCGCGCGCGGCTCTTGACCATCATCAAGCATGACGTCGGCCGGCTCGATCGGCTCATCACCGATATTTCCGACGCCTCGCGCCTCGACGCCGAGCTCGCACGCGCCGATATGGCGAGCGTGGATATTTCCGCCGTGCTGAAGACCGTGGTCGGCATGGCGCGCGAGATCGACCGCGGCGACGGCGTCGAGGTCACGCTCGACATCCGCCCCCTCGCCGACGCGCGCCGGCGCTGGCGCGTGCTCGGCCATGATTCGCGGCTCGCCCAGGTGTTCGACAATCTGATCGACAACGCCCGCTCCTTCTCCGCGCCCGGAAACGGCGTCCGCGTGACGTTGCGCGGCGAGCAGGCGATCGGGCCGGGCGGGCAGATGCTCGACGGTTATGAGATCATCGTCGACGACGACGGGCCGGGCATTCCGGCCGACGCCTTCGAGCGCATCTTCGAGCGCTTTTACACCGACCGGCCCGAGCAGGGCTTCGGCCAGAACTCCGGCCTCGGCCTGTCGATCTCGCGCCAGATCGTCGAGGCGCACAACGGCCGCATCCGGGCGATGAACCGCACCAAGGCGGAGCCGGAGGGGACCGATTCGGCGCGGCCCGGCGACGAGACCGTCGGCGCGCGCTTCGTCATCTGGCTGCCGGCGGCGAAATGA
- a CDS encoding response regulator transcription factor: MPTIALVDDDRNILTSVSIALEGEGYRVQTYTDGAAALDGLRANPPDLAIFDIKMPRMDGMELLRRLRQKSDLPVIFLTSKDEEIDELFGLKMGADDFIHKPFSQRLLVERVKAILRRANPKEAAAQKESEAKVLERGALVMDPERHTCTWRGDPVVLTVTEFLILQALAQRPGVVKSRNALMDAAYDDQVYVDDRTIDSHIKRLRKKFKVADSEFEMIETLYGVGYRFKEA, translated from the coding sequence ATGCCGACCATCGCTCTCGTCGACGACGATCGCAATATTCTCACTTCCGTCTCGATCGCCTTGGAGGGCGAAGGCTATCGCGTGCAGACCTATACCGACGGCGCCGCTGCGCTCGACGGGCTGCGCGCCAATCCGCCGGATCTCGCCATCTTCGACATCAAGATGCCGCGCATGGACGGCATGGAGCTGCTGCGCCGCTTGCGCCAGAAATCCGATCTGCCGGTGATCTTCCTCACCTCCAAGGACGAGGAGATCGACGAATTGTTCGGCCTCAAGATGGGCGCCGACGATTTCATTCATAAGCCTTTCTCGCAGCGACTCCTGGTCGAGCGCGTGAAGGCGATCCTGCGCCGCGCCAATCCGAAGGAGGCGGCGGCGCAGAAGGAATCGGAAGCCAAGGTGCTGGAGCGCGGCGCACTGGTGATGGATCCCGAGCGTCACACCTGCACCTGGCGCGGCGATCCGGTCGTGCTGACGGTCACGGAGTTCCTGATCCTGCAGGCGCTGGCGCAGCGGCCGGGCGTGGTGAAGAGCCGCAACGCGCTGATGGACGCGGCCTATGACGATCAGGTCTATGTCGACGACCGCACCATCGACAGCCACATCAAGCGCCTGCGCAAAAAATTCAAGGTCGCCGATTCGGAGTTCGAGATGATCGAGACTCTCTACGGCGTGGGCTATAGATTCAAGGAAGCATGA
- a CDS encoding HPr kinase/phosphorylase, whose amino-acid sequence MIHANALLVGTAGVLLRGPSGSGKSDMTRELIALAQGAGLFARLIGDDRVEIENCNGRLLARPHPAIAGAIEARGLGILPVAHEPCGVIRCVIDLRGRGEDRLPRLPEPERAFAKLCGVALPRLAADAGESAAGRRIFSFIHDLVAF is encoded by the coding sequence ATGATCCACGCCAATGCTCTGCTGGTCGGGACCGCGGGGGTGCTGCTGCGCGGCCCCTCCGGCAGCGGCAAGAGCGACATGACCCGCGAGCTGATCGCTCTCGCGCAGGGGGCGGGCCTGTTCGCGCGCCTCATCGGCGACGATCGCGTCGAGATCGAGAACTGCAACGGCCGCCTTCTGGCGCGGCCCCACCCCGCCATAGCCGGCGCGATCGAGGCGCGCGGCCTCGGCATTCTGCCGGTCGCGCATGAGCCCTGCGGAGTAATCCGATGTGTGATCGACCTGCGCGGGCGGGGCGAGGACAGGCTCCCGCGCCTGCCCGAACCCGAGCGCGCCTTCGCGAAATTATGCGGCGTCGCCCTCCCGCGGCTCGCGGCGGACGCCGGCGAAAGCGCGGCGGGGCGCAGGATATTTTCATTTATTCATGATCTTGTAGCATTTTAG
- the glpK gene encoding glycerol kinase GlpK, which yields MSGYVGAIDQGTTSTRFIIFDRRGEIVALDQREHAQICPQPGWVEHDAAEIWRNAQATIEGALAKARLAPSDLSCVGLTNQRETTLLWDRRSGAPLANAIVWMDARTEALVARYSAEGGKDRLRAKTGLPLSTYFSSLKLVWLLEALPGARERAEAGEILFGTMDSWIAFNLTGLHFTDATNAARTQLMNLETLQWDEELLRLFAIPRALLPEIRSSSEIYGACRGALAGVPLAAALGDQHAALIGEACFAPGDAKNTYGTGCFLLMNVGETPRASTKGLLSTLAYKLGEAKPVYALEGSVAIAGALTQWLRDNLGIISSSRDIETLARSVPDNGDVYFVPAFSGLYAPYWRADARGLIAGLTRFSTKAHIARAALEAAAFQTFDILEAMEADSGVALAELRVDGGMSANALLMQFQADMLGAPVVRPHCIETTALGAAYAAGLATGVWKDTEEVAAMWRAGPRWRPLMPREERDRRLAKWRKAVARSFDWSE from the coding sequence ATGAGCGGCTATGTCGGCGCGATCGATCAGGGAACGACCAGCACGCGCTTCATCATTTTCGATCGGCGTGGCGAGATCGTCGCGCTCGATCAGCGCGAGCACGCCCAAATCTGCCCGCAGCCCGGCTGGGTCGAGCATGATGCGGCGGAGATCTGGCGCAATGCGCAGGCGACCATCGAGGGCGCGCTCGCAAAAGCGCGTCTCGCGCCGAGCGATCTTTCCTGCGTCGGCCTCACCAATCAGCGCGAGACGACGCTGCTGTGGGATCGCCGCAGCGGCGCGCCGCTCGCCAACGCCATCGTCTGGATGGATGCGCGCACCGAAGCGCTCGTCGCGCGTTATTCGGCCGAGGGCGGCAAGGATCGCTTGCGCGCGAAGACCGGCCTTCCGCTCTCCACTTATTTCTCCAGCCTGAAGCTCGTGTGGCTGCTCGAAGCTCTTCCCGGCGCGCGCGAGCGCGCGGAGGCGGGCGAGATTTTGTTCGGCACGATGGACTCGTGGATCGCCTTCAATCTCACCGGGCTCCATTTCACCGATGCGACCAACGCCGCGCGCACGCAGCTGATGAATCTCGAAACGCTGCAATGGGACGAGGAGCTGTTGCGACTGTTCGCCATTCCGCGCGCCTTGCTTCCCGAGATTCGGTCATCGAGCGAAATCTACGGCGCCTGTCGCGGCGCGCTCGCGGGGGTTCCGCTCGCCGCCGCGCTCGGCGATCAACATGCGGCGCTGATCGGCGAGGCCTGCTTCGCGCCGGGCGACGCCAAGAACACTTATGGCACCGGCTGCTTTCTGCTGATGAATGTCGGCGAGACGCCGCGCGCCTCGACCAAGGGCCTGCTGTCGACGCTCGCCTATAAGCTCGGCGAGGCGAAGCCTGTTTACGCGCTCGAAGGCTCGGTCGCCATCGCCGGCGCGCTCACGCAATGGCTGCGCGACAATCTCGGGATCATCTCATCGAGCCGCGACATCGAGACGCTCGCGCGCAGCGTTCCCGACAATGGCGATGTCTATTTCGTGCCGGCCTTCTCGGGACTCTATGCGCCCTATTGGCGCGCGGACGCGCGCGGGCTGATCGCCGGGCTCACGCGCTTTTCCACCAAGGCCCATATCGCGCGCGCCGCGCTGGAGGCCGCGGCCTTTCAGACCTTCGACATTCTGGAGGCCATGGAGGCCGACAGCGGCGTCGCTCTCGCGGAGCTGCGCGTCGACGGCGGCATGTCCGCGAATGCATTGCTGATGCAGTTCCAGGCCGACATGCTGGGCGCGCCGGTGGTGCGGCCGCATTGCATCGAGACCACCGCGCTCGGCGCCGCATATGCGGCCGGCCTCGCAACCGGCGTGTGGAAGGATACGGAAGAAGTCGCCGCAATGTGGCGCGCCGGCCCGCGCTGGCGCCCGCTGATGCCGCGCGAGGAGCGCGACCGCCGCCTCGCCAAATGGCGCAAGGCGGTGGCGCGCTCCTTCGATTGGAGCGAGTGA
- a CDS encoding DUF4140 domain-containing protein: MKLLRGGAATPSVIASIIIATFAPTPTFAAPALAERDELRAEIHALTDRLRKLESKLDSVQKTSAADKKKEKQEKQKAKEEKEAAEKIGPAGIRFRGLTITPGGFLALESVWRNRWIGADVNTPWQNIPFPFSATSRTPEFRFSARQSRLALGVAGDIDDATHIKGYVETDFLGAAQTANHNESNSYNLRLRQLFTKIDWDAYGAHFLAGQAWSLVTLNTKGMTPETVALPPTIDSQYIPGFVWARQPLMRFVADFDKKLWLGFSAEGSATTFANWGVLSPGVPGTTALPLITTPLLLGEAANGGLYNVLNAYSFNRFPDLITKVAGDIDLGDRTVHVEGFGMLREFADRAYWGNHRVWGGGAGGGVVVPIVPKLIDFQFSGMIGRGVGRYGAGQIADATWSVTGAPLPISERMLLAGVTAHLTPRTDVYVFAGGEFAGKQPQIAKYGNTLVIGGYGNPFYNNLGCNLENEALSTLPFLPVGTAANAPVGGLFGCSGQTKDIRQITGGVWHTFYEGDFGRVKAGVQYSYTIRDAFPGIGGAPRGTENTFYTSFRYYPFEGTAAPSAPLAARF; this comes from the coding sequence ATGAAATTGCTCCGCGGCGGCGCGGCGACGCCGTCCGTGATCGCCTCGATCATCATCGCGACATTCGCGCCGACGCCGACGTTCGCTGCGCCGGCGCTGGCCGAGCGAGACGAGCTGCGCGCTGAAATTCACGCGCTCACCGACAGGCTCCGCAAGTTGGAGAGCAAGCTGGACTCGGTGCAGAAGACGTCCGCCGCCGACAAGAAAAAGGAAAAGCAGGAAAAGCAGAAGGCGAAGGAGGAGAAGGAGGCCGCCGAAAAGATCGGGCCCGCCGGAATTCGCTTCAGGGGCCTCACGATCACGCCCGGCGGCTTCCTCGCGTTGGAGAGCGTCTGGCGCAACCGCTGGATCGGCGCCGATGTGAACACGCCCTGGCAGAATATCCCGTTTCCGTTCTCCGCTACATCGCGCACGCCCGAGTTCCGTTTCAGCGCACGGCAGAGCCGCCTCGCATTGGGCGTCGCCGGCGATATCGATGACGCCACCCATATCAAGGGATATGTCGAGACCGACTTTCTCGGCGCGGCGCAGACCGCCAACCATAATGAGAGCAACTCCTACAACCTGCGCCTGAGGCAGCTCTTCACCAAGATCGATTGGGACGCTTATGGCGCGCATTTCCTCGCCGGCCAGGCATGGTCTCTGGTCACCTTGAACACGAAAGGCATGACGCCGGAGACGGTGGCTTTGCCGCCGACGATCGATTCGCAATATATTCCAGGCTTCGTCTGGGCGCGGCAGCCGCTGATGCGCTTCGTCGCGGATTTCGACAAGAAGCTCTGGCTGGGCTTCTCCGCCGAAGGATCGGCGACGACCTTCGCGAATTGGGGAGTCTTGTCGCCCGGTGTGCCGGGCACGACGGCGCTGCCCCTCATAACGACGCCGCTTCTGCTGGGGGAAGCCGCGAACGGCGGTCTCTACAACGTTCTCAACGCCTATTCCTTCAATCGCTTTCCCGATCTCATCACGAAAGTCGCCGGCGATATCGATCTCGGCGATCGCACGGTGCATGTCGAAGGCTTCGGAATGCTGCGCGAGTTCGCGGATCGCGCCTATTGGGGCAATCATCGCGTGTGGGGCGGCGGCGCCGGCGGCGGCGTGGTCGTTCCGATCGTGCCCAAGCTCATCGATTTCCAATTCTCCGGCATGATCGGCCGCGGCGTCGGCCGCTATGGCGCGGGCCAGATCGCCGACGCCACCTGGTCGGTCACCGGCGCGCCGCTGCCGATCTCCGAACGCATGCTGCTCGCCGGCGTGACGGCGCATCTGACGCCTCGCACCGACGTCTATGTGTTCGCCGGCGGTGAATTCGCAGGCAAGCAGCCGCAGATTGCGAAATATGGCAATACATTGGTGATCGGGGGCTATGGCAATCCCTTCTACAATAATCTCGGCTGCAATCTCGAGAACGAGGCGCTGTCGACCTTGCCCTTCCTGCCTGTCGGAACCGCGGCGAACGCGCCCGTCGGCGGATTGTTCGGCTGCTCGGGACAGACCAAGGACATTCGGCAGATCACCGGCGGCGTGTGGCATACCTTCTACGAAGGCGACTTCGGCAGGGTGAAAGCCGGCGTGCAATATTCCTACACGATCCGCGACGCTTTTCCCGGAATCGGCGGCGCGCCGCGAGGAACCGAGAACACGTTCTACACGAGCTTTCGCTACTATCCCTTCGAAGGTACGGCCGCGCCGAGCGCGCCGCTCGCGGCTAGATTCTGA
- a CDS encoding HPr family phosphocarrier protein — MTIESVSADASDAARIVRDLVICNRKGLHARATAKFVQCCERYEAEITVSKCGDTVGGSSIMGILTLGAAKGATITVTASGPQAHEAIEALTTLVGNRFGEDE; from the coding sequence ATGACCATCGAGAGTGTATCCGCCGACGCTTCCGACGCCGCGCGCATCGTCCGGGATCTCGTGATCTGCAACCGCAAGGGGCTGCACGCCCGCGCGACCGCCAAATTCGTCCAGTGCTGCGAGCGCTACGAGGCCGAGATCACGGTCTCCAAATGCGGGGACACGGTCGGCGGCAGCTCGATCATGGGCATACTGACGCTCGGCGCCGCCAAGGGCGCGACCATCACCGTGACCGCCTCCGGCCCGCAGGCGCATGAGGCCATCGAGGCGCTGACGACGCTGGTCGGGAACCGGTTCGGCGAGGACGAGTAA
- a CDS encoding PTS sugar transporter subunit IIA produces the protein MIGMVLVTHGHLATEFRAALEHVVGPQKQLVSISIGPEDDMERRRREIIDAIAEADSGDGVVVLTDMFGGTPSNLAISVMNGGKVEVLAGVNLPMLIKLASVRDTAPLEQAVLQAQDAGRKYVYIASRVLNAK, from the coding sequence ATGATCGGAATGGTCCTGGTGACCCATGGGCACCTCGCCACGGAGTTTCGCGCGGCGCTGGAGCATGTGGTCGGTCCGCAAAAACAGCTCGTGTCGATCTCCATCGGCCCCGAGGACGATATGGAGCGTCGGCGCCGCGAGATCATCGACGCCATCGCCGAGGCGGACAGCGGCGACGGCGTCGTCGTCTTGACCGACATGTTCGGCGGCACCCCCTCCAATCTCGCCATTTCGGTGATGAACGGCGGCAAGGTCGAGGTGCTGGCCGGGGTCAATCTGCCCATGTTGATCAAGCTCGCCTCGGTGCGCGACACGGCGCCGCTTGAGCAGGCGGTGTTGCAGGCGCAGGACGCCGGGCGTAAATACGTCTACATCGCCAGCCGAGTGCTCAACGCCAAATGA